The proteins below are encoded in one region of Winogradskyella helgolandensis:
- a CDS encoding peptidase associated/transthyretin-like domain-containing protein produces MKNLITLFCIVCFSNAFNSVVAQESNSILDFNSPIYDRAEDQLRNTDTIPDFRSKTNKLKLTGIIYQSDGVTPAKDVILFIEQPDEDGDFDLRNTGDERYVFHRSWIKTDADGRYTLYTFVPGGDRRYNQMQQIFPLVKEPSKQEYVLESFLFDEDPLLTKTCRKRMAKKGDTSRILKLKTEDGILVAERNITLKDNETLAKS; encoded by the coding sequence ATGAAAAACCTAATAACTTTGTTTTGTATTGTATGTTTCTCTAACGCTTTTAATAGCGTTGTTGCACAAGAATCAAATTCTATTCTAGATTTTAATAGTCCTATATATGATCGAGCAGAAGATCAGTTACGTAATACAGACACGATTCCTGATTTTAGATCTAAAACAAATAAACTAAAGTTAACTGGTATTATATATCAAAGTGATGGTGTAACACCAGCAAAAGACGTTATTCTATTTATTGAGCAACCCGATGAAGATGGTGATTTTGATTTAAGAAACACAGGAGATGAGCGTTATGTTTTTCATAGAAGTTGGATTAAAACCGATGCTGATGGACGCTATACTTTATATACGTTTGTTCCTGGGGGAGATAGAAGATACAACCAAATGCAGCAAATCTTTCCACTTGTAAAAGAGCCATCAAAGCAAGAGTATGTTCTAGAATCGTTTTTATTTGATGAAGATCCGTTATTAACAAAAACATGTAGAAAGCGTATGGCTAAAAAAGGAGATACATCTCGAATTTTAAAATTAAAAACAGAAGATGGTATTTTAGTTGCAGAACGTAATATCACTTTAAAAGATAATGAGACTTTAGCGAAATCTTAA
- a CDS encoding acetate/propionate family kinase, translating into MNILVINSGSSSIKFQLIEMPSETLVCSGLVERIGENDAILNYKTQQVDIKQVESIKDHNQGLKKIEDLLLDPEKGVIKNADEIVIIGHRVVHGGNSFSNTTLITEAVKQDIKNYSSLAPLHNPNNLEGIIVAEQLFPNAKQVAVFDTAFFQSLPEKVKKYAIPNALYNEHEIQVYGFHGTSHKYVTEKALDYLQLKTSKIITIHLGNGCSMTAVVNGKSVDHSLGFTPSNGLIMGTRAGDIDHAVIFYLVNNLGYTLEEVSTLLNKQSGMLGLTGYADLRDIEREAENGNEECKLALAINTSRIKKFIGAYTAAMNGLDAIVFTAGIGENSDVIRQLVCEDMDFFGIELDASKNEVRSKILREINTETSRTKILIIPTNEELEIAKQSYQLLN; encoded by the coding sequence ATGAACATATTAGTTATAAACTCAGGAAGCTCTTCCATAAAATTTCAATTAATAGAAATGCCTTCTGAAACCTTAGTTTGTAGTGGTTTAGTGGAACGTATTGGAGAAAATGATGCGATTCTTAATTATAAAACACAACAAGTAGATATTAAGCAAGTTGAAAGTATAAAAGATCATAATCAAGGCCTAAAAAAAATTGAAGATTTATTATTGGATCCAGAAAAAGGTGTCATAAAAAATGCCGATGAAATTGTTATTATTGGACATCGTGTGGTTCATGGTGGTAACTCATTTTCAAATACAACTTTAATTACTGAAGCTGTAAAACAAGATATAAAAAACTATAGTTCTTTAGCTCCTCTACATAATCCGAATAATCTTGAAGGAATTATTGTTGCTGAACAATTATTTCCTAATGCTAAACAAGTTGCTGTTTTTGACACTGCGTTTTTTCAAAGTTTGCCTGAAAAAGTAAAAAAATATGCGATACCTAATGCGCTTTATAATGAACATGAAATTCAAGTTTATGGTTTTCATGGTACAAGTCATAAATATGTTACCGAAAAAGCACTCGACTATTTACAACTGAAAACGTCTAAAATTATCACTATTCACTTAGGTAATGGTTGTAGTATGACAGCAGTTGTTAATGGTAAAAGTGTGGATCATAGTTTAGGGTTTACACCATCTAATGGTCTTATTATGGGAACAAGAGCTGGAGATATTGACCATGCTGTGATATTTTATTTAGTGAATAACTTAGGTTATACTTTAGAAGAAGTGAGTACATTGTTGAATAAACAAAGTGGTATGCTTGGTTTAACGGGTTATGCTGATTTAAGAGATATAGAACGAGAAGCCGAGAATGGAAACGAAGAATGCAAATTAGCATTAGCAATTAATACCTCTCGCATTAAAAAATTTATTGGCGCATATACTGCTGCAATGAATGGCTTAGATGCTATTGTTTTTACAGCAGGAATTGGTGAGAATTCTGATGTTATTAGACAATTAGTTTGTGAGGATATGGACTTCTTCGGAATTGAACTAGATGCTTCTAAAAATGAGGTTAGATCAAAAATACTACGAGAAATTAATACGGAAACGTCTCGGACTAAAATTCTAATTATTCCAACTAATGAAGAATTAGAAATTGCGAAACAATCCTATCAACTTTTAAATTAA
- the pta gene encoding phosphate acetyltransferase: MNKKATNKAIYIATTEPNSGKSIISLGLMQLLLGKAAKVGYFRPIVDDFKAGEIDNHINTVITYFNLDLKFEDAYAFTRSEVIKMKNEDNDDKIISKIIDKYKDIEERFDFVLVEGSSFVGEGSIIEFDINVLIAKNLGVPAIIIANGRGKTIEELVGNLHMAFDSFKDKGVEVLSVIANKVDEDQQALIVSEIEKNLPSGTIVNAIPLNPTLANPSIKEIVEVLNAEVLFGEEHINNQAGNYSVGAMQLPNYLTHLKDNALVITPGDRADIVLGALQANISDNYPSISGIVLTGGLKPEDSIIKLIEGLSDVVPIISAKRGTFSVTNCIGTIKSQIYAENTQKILTSIKDFEKHVKSDALVERLITFETNGVTPRMFQYNLLKRARLNKKHIVLPEGLDERILRATKQLIDVDAVNITLLGDKKQIEDKLLALDIELDLNRVSIINPIESEHFEAYANTLYELRKHKNVNLAMAKDLMEDVSYFGTMMVHKGDADGMVSGAVHTTQHTILPALQFIKTRPETSIVSSIFFMCLEDRVSVYGDCAINPNPNSEQLAEIAISSAATSIAFGIEPKIAMLSYSSGSSGVGEDVERVRKATEIIKSKRSDLKVEGPIQYDAAVDIKVGKTKLPNSEVAGQANVFIFPDLNTGNNTYKAVQRETKALAIGPIIQGLNKPVNDLSRGCTTDDIFNTVIVTVIQAQGL, translated from the coding sequence ATGAATAAAAAAGCGACCAACAAAGCCATTTATATTGCCACTACAGAACCTAATAGTGGAAAATCTATAATCTCACTTGGATTAATGCAATTATTACTTGGAAAGGCGGCTAAAGTAGGCTACTTCAGACCTATTGTAGATGATTTTAAAGCTGGGGAAATCGATAATCATATTAACACTGTAATTACTTATTTTAATCTCGATTTAAAGTTTGAAGATGCTTATGCATTTACAAGAAGTGAAGTCATTAAAATGAAAAATGAGGATAACGATGATAAAATTATTAGTAAAATTATTGATAAATATAAAGACATCGAAGAACGTTTTGATTTTGTATTAGTCGAAGGCAGTAGTTTTGTTGGTGAAGGTTCTATTATTGAGTTTGATATTAATGTTTTAATAGCTAAAAACTTAGGTGTCCCAGCGATAATAATTGCTAATGGCCGTGGTAAAACTATCGAAGAATTGGTTGGTAATTTGCATATGGCATTTGACTCATTTAAAGATAAAGGTGTCGAAGTATTATCTGTTATAGCCAATAAAGTAGATGAAGATCAACAAGCTTTAATAGTTTCAGAAATAGAAAAGAACTTACCATCTGGTACCATTGTTAATGCTATTCCTTTAAACCCTACACTGGCAAATCCATCTATAAAAGAAATTGTTGAAGTGCTTAATGCTGAGGTGCTTTTTGGTGAGGAACACATTAACAACCAAGCCGGTAATTATAGTGTTGGTGCTATGCAGTTGCCCAATTATCTAACACATTTAAAAGATAACGCTTTAGTAATTACTCCTGGTGACAGAGCTGATATTGTTTTAGGAGCTTTACAAGCTAATATTTCAGATAACTACCCTTCTATTTCTGGTATTGTACTAACAGGTGGTTTAAAACCTGAAGATTCAATTATTAAACTTATTGAAGGACTTTCAGATGTTGTTCCAATTATTTCTGCAAAAAGAGGTACATTTTCAGTAACCAATTGTATTGGTACTATTAAGTCTCAAATTTATGCTGAAAACACACAAAAGATTCTAACGTCTATAAAAGATTTTGAAAAACATGTAAAATCAGATGCGCTTGTTGAACGTCTAATTACATTTGAAACCAACGGAGTGACTCCAAGAATGTTTCAATATAACTTATTAAAACGTGCGCGCTTAAATAAAAAACACATTGTTTTACCAGAAGGTTTAGATGAACGTATTTTAAGAGCTACAAAACAATTAATTGATGTAGATGCCGTAAATATTACGTTACTTGGTGACAAAAAACAAATTGAAGACAAACTATTAGCTTTAGATATTGAGTTAGATTTAAATCGAGTTAGCATCATTAATCCTATTGAATCAGAACATTTTGAAGCTTATGCCAATACACTATATGAGCTTAGAAAACATAAAAATGTAAATTTAGCTATGGCTAAAGATTTAATGGAAGACGTCTCATATTTTGGCACTATGATGGTGCATAAAGGTGATGCAGACGGTATGGTTTCTGGTGCAGTGCATACCACACAACACACCATTCTTCCTGCGCTTCAATTTATAAAAACAAGACCCGAAACTTCTATTGTGTCTTCTATATTCTTTATGTGTTTAGAAGATCGTGTTTCTGTTTATGGTGATTGTGCTATTAATCCTAATCCTAATTCAGAACAACTAGCGGAAATTGCTATTTCGTCTGCAGCAACAAGTATAGCCTTTGGCATAGAACCAAAAATAGCTATGTTGTCTTATTCTTCTGGTTCTTCTGGAGTCGGTGAAGATGTAGAACGTGTGCGAAAGGCGACAGAAATTATAAAATCTAAACGTTCCGATTTAAAAGTGGAAGGGCCAATTCAATACGATGCAGCTGTTGATATAAAAGTAGGGAAAACTAAACTTCCTAATTCGGAAGTTGCAGGGCAAGCAAATGTCTTTATTTTTCCTGACCTAAACACAGGAAATAACACTTACAAAGCAGTGCAACGTGAAACTAAAGCACTAGCTATTGGGCCAATAATTCAAGGTTTAAATAAACCAGTAAACGATTTAAGTCGTGGTTGTACAACAGATGATATTTTTAACACGGTTATTGTTACTGTAATTCAAGCACAAGGTCTTTAA
- a CDS encoding cold-shock protein — MSKGTVKFFNDAKGFGFITEEGVDKDHFVHISGLVDEIREGDEVEFDLEEGKKGLNAVNVKVI; from the coding sequence ATGAGTAAAGGAACAGTAAAGTTTTTCAATGATGCCAAAGGATTTGGATTTATCACTGAAGAAGGAGTTGACAAAGATCATTTCGTACACATTTCTGGATTAGTAGACGAGATTCGCGAAGGCGATGAAGTTGAATTCGATCTTGAAGAAGGTAAAAAAGGATTAAACGCAGTAAACGTAAAAGTTATCTAA
- a CDS encoding acyl-CoA desaturase — MIIILFVLILWYGGLFFQSFFLHRYAAHQVFTMSKTMERITFILTWIFQGSSYLSAYGYGIMHRMHHAYTDTEKDPHSPSYDANVFAMMWKTKTIYQDINQQRITVDQRFTKNVPQWKSFDSFASSRFSRLLWISLYILFFALFVTSWWQWLLLPITFLMAPIHGVIINWFGHIYGYVNFKMKNTSKNLFRFDFLMMGEGYHNNHHKYASRANFGVKWYEIDVTYVIIKLLDAVGVIKLKPIKIKS; from the coding sequence ATGATTATAATTCTTTTTGTATTAATACTTTGGTATGGAGGCCTGTTTTTTCAGTCTTTCTTTTTGCATCGCTATGCAGCACACCAAGTATTTACCATGTCTAAAACCATGGAGCGTATCACTTTTATTTTAACATGGATTTTTCAAGGGTCTAGTTATTTAAGTGCTTATGGTTACGGAATTATGCATCGTATGCACCATGCGTATACAGATACAGAAAAGGATCCACATTCTCCGTCGTATGATGCTAATGTTTTTGCTATGATGTGGAAAACAAAAACCATCTATCAAGATATTAATCAACAGCGAATTACTGTAGACCAACGTTTTACTAAAAATGTACCACAATGGAAATCTTTTGATAGTTTCGCTAGCTCTCGATTCTCAAGATTATTATGGATTTCATTGTATATTTTATTCTTTGCGCTCTTTGTAACCTCTTGGTGGCAATGGTTATTATTACCAATTACGTTTTTAATGGCACCAATACATGGAGTTATTATTAATTGGTTTGGTCATATTTATGGTTATGTGAATTTCAAAATGAAAAACACGAGTAAAAACTTATTCCGATTTGATTTTTTAATGATGGGAGAAGGTTATCACAATAATCATCATAAGTATGCTAGTAGAGCTAACTTTGGTGTAAAATGGTATGAAATAGATGTAACTTACGTCATTATAAAATTACTAGATGCAGTTGGTGTTATTAAGCTAAAACCTATTAAAATTAAAAGTTAA
- a CDS encoding Crp/Fnr family transcriptional regulator → MEQIKAHLDQIATISQSDWDFFTSKLQRRVIKKKSIFLKVNDIENHISFIESGVVRLFIPKDNPDKEITFGFSFKNQFVSAYDSFLTQTPSAYQLQALSETTLLSMTYSDLQDVYKTTQIGNLIGRLTAERLFLLKSSREQNLLNLTAEERYLKLFKERPELLKIIPLKYISSYIGITAQALSRIRKRV, encoded by the coding sequence GTGGAACAAATAAAAGCACACTTAGATCAAATAGCGACAATATCGCAATCGGATTGGGACTTTTTTACGTCTAAATTACAGCGACGCGTGATTAAAAAGAAGAGCATTTTTCTAAAAGTTAATGACATAGAAAACCATATTTCCTTTATTGAGTCTGGTGTAGTTCGCTTATTTATTCCCAAGGATAATCCAGATAAAGAAATTACTTTTGGCTTTAGTTTTAAAAATCAGTTTGTTAGTGCCTATGATTCTTTCTTAACACAGACACCTTCAGCATATCAATTACAAGCCCTTTCAGAAACAACCTTGTTGAGTATGACATATTCCGATTTACAAGATGTTTACAAAACTACTCAAATCGGAAATTTAATAGGTAGATTAACAGCAGAACGCCTCTTTCTATTAAAATCTAGTCGTGAACAAAACCTTTTAAACCTTACAGCCGAAGAACGTTATTTAAAATTATTTAAAGAGCGACCAGAGCTTTTAAAGATTATTCCACTCAAATACATTAGTTCTTACATTGGTATAACTGCACAAGCCTTAAGTAGAATTAGGAAACGTGTTTAA
- a CDS encoding cold-shock protein, giving the protein MIRSFINKLFNLNKVSETKEGTVKFFNAKKGFGFITIIDSEEEIFVHTTNLIDKIREKNKVTFNIEKGEKGPIATNVRVIKK; this is encoded by the coding sequence ATGATTAGAAGTTTCATAAACAAATTGTTTAATCTTAACAAAGTAAGCGAGACGAAAGAAGGAACCGTGAAATTTTTTAACGCGAAAAAAGGCTTTGGATTTATAACCATAATAGATTCCGAAGAAGAGATTTTTGTTCATACAACCAACCTAATTGATAAGATTAGAGAAAAGAATAAAGTGACTTTCAATATCGAAAAAGGTGAAAAAGGCCCAATTGCTACCAATGTTCGTGTGATAAAAAAATAA
- a CDS encoding DEAD/DEAH box helicase — MSKRFSDLGINEQLQKGLADLQISVPTDIQEKTIPAVLHQTEDVVALAKTGTGKTAAFGLPLLQLIDVDNPNIQAVILAPTRELGQQISANLSAFGKYSPEVSIATVCGGIPIKPQIERLQNTTHIVVATPGRLADLVKRQAVDISNIAYFILDEADEMVSALKDGLDAIITEIPKKRRTLLFTATMPGTIKQLVQNYMSKHVVHIEADMATVGHQGIDHQFVVVEPIEKLDVLLHFLNSKAGQRGIIFCKTKAAVNKLAKNLAINKFSSGAIHGSLTQGIRDRIMGQFREGHIDILVATDLASRGLDIKAVEFVINYHLPDTYDAYVHRSGRTARAGAKGLALTILQQEEVIDIADFEDELGISFKEYKKADTQSIEENKALLWAKKIFKTKPNRTISEHLRKDVRTVFHHLTKEELIEKVLANQLAQTSLGSQKSDDSKPKKKKK, encoded by the coding sequence ATGTCCAAACGTTTTTCCGATTTAGGAATTAATGAGCAGCTACAAAAAGGTTTAGCTGATTTACAAATTTCTGTTCCAACCGATATTCAAGAAAAAACAATTCCTGCAGTATTGCATCAAACAGAAGATGTGGTGGCTTTGGCTAAAACGGGAACAGGAAAAACTGCGGCTTTTGGACTTCCATTATTGCAATTAATAGACGTCGACAATCCAAATATACAAGCCGTTATCCTAGCACCAACACGTGAGTTAGGACAACAAATAAGTGCTAATTTATCAGCGTTTGGAAAATATAGTCCAGAAGTTTCAATAGCGACAGTTTGTGGAGGTATTCCTATAAAACCACAAATTGAACGTTTACAAAACACCACCCATATCGTAGTCGCAACTCCTGGTCGTTTGGCCGATTTAGTAAAAAGACAAGCCGTTGATATCTCAAACATCGCTTATTTTATTTTAGATGAAGCCGATGAAATGGTCAGTGCTTTAAAAGATGGTCTTGATGCTATAATAACAGAAATCCCAAAAAAGAGACGTACGTTATTGTTTACAGCGACGATGCCAGGAACTATAAAACAATTGGTTCAAAATTACATGTCTAAACATGTCGTGCATATTGAAGCAGATATGGCAACTGTTGGACATCAAGGTATCGATCACCAGTTTGTGGTGGTAGAACCTATTGAAAAATTAGATGTTTTATTGCATTTCTTAAATTCAAAAGCAGGCCAACGCGGTATTATATTCTGTAAAACGAAAGCGGCCGTCAATAAATTGGCTAAGAATTTAGCGATTAATAAATTCTCTTCTGGTGCGATTCACGGTAGTTTAACGCAAGGTATTCGCGATCGGATTATGGGACAATTTAGAGAAGGCCATATTGATATTTTAGTGGCAACAGATTTAGCGTCTCGTGGACTAGATATTAAAGCTGTAGAATTTGTAATTAATTACCACTTGCCAGATACTTACGATGCCTATGTACATAGAAGTGGTAGAACAGCTAGAGCAGGAGCAAAGGGTTTAGCTTTAACTATTCTGCAACAAGAAGAAGTCATTGATATTGCAGATTTTGAAGATGAATTAGGTATATCATTTAAGGAATACAAAAAAGCAGACACCCAAAGCATAGAAGAAAATAAAGCCCTATTATGGGCAAAAAAAATATTTAAGACCAAACCCAATCGTACCATTTCTGAACACTTAAGAAAAGACGTCAGAACGGTATTTCATCATTTAACTAAAGAAGAATTGATCGAAAAAGTATTGGCAAATCAGTTGGCACAAACGTCATTAGGATCTCAAAAATCAGACGATTCTAAACCTAAGAAAAAGAAAAAATAG
- a CDS encoding DEAD/DEAH box helicase encodes MANNIKAQQDILEKLNIYALNPMQESALASIEANEKTILLSPTGTGKTLAFLLPLLETLNPECEEVQALIIVPSRELAIQIETVIRNMGSGYKANAIYGGRAISKDKIELKHTPAILIGTPGRLADHFEQARFTTEFIKTLVIDEFDISIEVGAGGEMKDIMSYLANVTKRILTSATQGASIPKYLKMDGAKTLNFLTEKPSSKLEIKTVVSPSANKHNTLVDLLHHVGNEPGIVFCNKKERLEDLSRFLDKKNIAHTCFYGGMEQHDRERALIKLRNGSVSILIASDLASRGIDIPEMSYIIHYEIPDAYQEYTHRNGRTARVNSKGTAYLIKGDREVFPEFIENSKTIRINASGEIKPPFWTTLFISGGRKDKISKGDIAGLFFKQGEISKDQLGVIELKQDCAFVAVPVSIADELVAKLNNTRLKKKKVRVTII; translated from the coding sequence ATGGCAAATAACATCAAAGCACAGCAAGATATTCTCGAAAAATTAAATATCTATGCGCTCAATCCAATGCAAGAGTCTGCTTTGGCGTCTATTGAGGCTAATGAAAAAACTATTTTATTATCTCCCACAGGAACAGGTAAAACCTTAGCATTCTTATTACCACTTTTAGAAACCTTAAATCCTGAATGTGAGGAAGTACAAGCCTTAATCATTGTGCCTTCTAGAGAATTGGCGATTCAAATTGAAACGGTAATTCGTAATATGGGTTCTGGTTATAAAGCCAATGCTATCTATGGAGGTCGTGCTATTTCAAAGGATAAAATAGAACTAAAACACACTCCTGCTATTTTAATTGGGACTCCAGGACGTTTAGCCGATCATTTTGAACAAGCTCGTTTTACGACTGAATTTATTAAAACTTTGGTTATCGATGAGTTTGATATTTCAATTGAAGTTGGAGCAGGAGGTGAGATGAAAGATATCATGAGTTATTTGGCCAATGTTACTAAGCGAATTCTGACCTCTGCCACTCAAGGAGCTTCTATTCCTAAGTATTTAAAAATGGATGGAGCTAAGACCTTAAATTTCTTAACGGAGAAACCAAGTTCTAAACTCGAAATTAAAACGGTGGTTTCACCATCGGCAAACAAGCATAATACTTTGGTCGACTTATTACATCACGTGGGCAATGAGCCTGGAATTGTGTTTTGTAATAAAAAAGAACGTCTCGAAGATTTAAGTCGTTTTTTAGATAAAAAGAACATTGCGCATACCTGTTTTTATGGAGGTATGGAACAACACGATCGCGAACGTGCTTTAATAAAATTAAGAAACGGAAGTGTGTCTATACTTATTGCTAGTGATCTAGCATCACGAGGAATTGATATTCCTGAAATGAGTTATATTATTCACTATGAAATTCCGGATGCATATCAAGAATATACTCATAGAAATGGTAGAACTGCACGTGTAAACTCTAAAGGCACAGCTTATCTTATAAAAGGCGATAGAGAAGTGTTTCCTGAGTTTATTGAAAACTCTAAAACGATTAGAATAAATGCTTCTGGCGAGATAAAACCTCCGTTTTGGACCACTTTATTTATTTCAGGAGGACGAAAAGATAAAATCTCTAAAGGAGATATTGCAGGTTTATTTTTTAAACAAGGTGAAATCTCTAAAGATCAGTTAGGTGTTATAGAATTGAAACAAGACTGTGCTTTTGTTGCCGTACCTGTTAGTATTGCTGATGAATTGGTTGCTAAATTGAATAATACACGTTTAAAGAAAAAGAAAGTTCGCGTGACTATTATCTAA
- a CDS encoding arylesterase — protein sequence MSKAQNTHLHLISPISTPSKLLKFCYIITAFLLVACGNNKTEKTTENQSETQTEETVTTEINTKTILCFGDSITAGYGLDDTNDAFPGVLQQKIDSLDLNYTIVNSGVSGETTAGGKGRIDWILNQDIDIFLLELGANDGLRGVNLVETATNLQSIIDAVKSKSPKTKIILAGMQLPPNMGQEYTRDFKQVFMNIAEKNDLAFIPFILKDVGGIKELNQNDGIHPTVEGHKILANTVWEVLEPLLQS from the coding sequence ATGTCGAAGGCTCAAAATACTCATTTGCATTTAATTTCACCAATATCTACGCCATCTAAACTCTTAAAGTTTTGTTATATTATAACTGCCTTTTTATTGGTGGCTTGTGGTAATAATAAAACAGAGAAAACAACAGAAAACCAGTCTGAGACACAAACAGAAGAAACTGTAACAACGGAAATCAATACTAAAACCATTCTATGCTTTGGCGACAGTATTACAGCTGGCTACGGATTAGATGACACAAACGATGCATTTCCTGGTGTTTTACAACAGAAAATTGATTCCTTAGACTTAAATTATACTATTGTTAATTCTGGAGTCAGTGGAGAAACTACAGCCGGAGGAAAAGGAAGAATTGATTGGATTTTAAACCAAGACATTGATATCTTTCTATTAGAATTAGGCGCTAACGATGGCCTACGTGGTGTTAACCTTGTAGAAACGGCCACAAACCTTCAATCTATTATAGATGCTGTAAAATCTAAAAGTCCTAAAACTAAAATTATACTAGCAGGTATGCAATTACCTCCAAATATGGGACAAGAATACACAAGAGATTTTAAACAAGTCTTTATGAATATAGCCGAAAAAAATGACTTAGCATTTATTCCATTTATATTAAAAGATGTTGGAGGCATTAAAGAACTCAACCAAAATGATGGTATTCATCCTACGGTTGAAGGTCATAAAATACTAGCCAATACCGTTTGGGAGGTTTTAGAACCATTGCTTCAATCTTAG
- a CDS encoding ABC transporter ATP-binding protein has product MPNILKINGLEKTYSSGNKQLTVLQNISFEVETGQTFSIVGPSGSGKTTLLGLCAGLDQPNSGTIELCGQDLKNLNEDQRAQLRNKNVGFIFQNFQLLPTLTALENVSVPLELQGNKDAVKKSLALLEKVGLADRVHHYPSQLSGGEQQRVALARAFANAPSILFADEPTGNLDEETGEKVIQLLFELNKEAGTTLVIITHDLDLANRTQQILRLKGGRILTNERTAVL; this is encoded by the coding sequence ATGCCAAATATATTAAAGATTAATGGTCTAGAAAAGACATATTCTAGCGGTAACAAACAATTAACAGTCTTACAAAACATTTCGTTTGAAGTAGAAACAGGACAAACTTTTTCTATTGTTGGACCATCGGGAAGTGGAAAAACGACCTTATTAGGCTTATGTGCAGGTTTAGACCAACCTAATTCTGGTACGATAGAACTTTGTGGACAAGACTTAAAAAACCTAAATGAAGACCAACGCGCACAACTAAGAAATAAGAATGTGGGCTTTATATTTCAGAATTTTCAGTTATTACCAACCCTAACAGCTCTTGAGAATGTGAGTGTGCCTTTAGAACTTCAAGGTAATAAAGACGCTGTTAAAAAGAGTTTAGCGCTACTAGAGAAAGTCGGTTTAGCAGATCGTGTGCATCATTACCCGTCACAGTTATCTGGTGGAGAGCAACAACGGGTGGCTTTAGCGAGAGCTTTTGCTAATGCACCTTCCATTTTATTTGCCGATGAACCAACAGGGAATTTAGATGAAGAAACAGGAGAAAAAGTGATTCAACTCTTATTTGAGCTGAATAAAGAAGCCGGAACGACTTTGGTGATTATTACACACGATTTGGATTTAGCCAACCGAACGCAACAAATATTACGACTTAAAGGTGGCCGAATTTTAACCAACGAACGTACTGCAGTACTGTAA